The Aquila chrysaetos chrysaetos chromosome 16, bAquChr1.4, whole genome shotgun sequence genome has a segment encoding these proteins:
- the LOC115352191 gene encoding noncompact myelin-associated protein isoform X2 has protein sequence MTTAAPLINNTQFSVNVTTKSQEQSLYQSSGAIVAAIVVGVIIIFTVVLLILKTYNRRMRVKRELEPKTTKTAMPPALGQNSNSLSQHPTVTFIPVDIHMQNR, from the exons ATGACGACAGCCGCACCGCTGATCAATAATACTCAGTTCTCAGTAAATGTGACCACAAAGTCTCAAGAACAAAGTCTCTATCAAA GTTCTGGAGCAATAGTTGCTGCCATCGTAGTAGGagtgattattatttttacagtggtTCTGCTCATATTGAAAACATATAACAG ACGCATGAGAGTGAAGCGGGAGCTGGaacccaaaaccaccaaaacagcAATGCCACCTGCTTTAGGGCAGAACAGCAACAGCCTGTCTCAGCACCCAACAGTGACTTTCATACCTGTGGATATCCACATGCAGAACAGGTAA